In the Pseudomonas orientalis genome, one interval contains:
- a CDS encoding PAAR domain-containing protein has product MSVGYFIGLGDKTACGGEVLDGDKRVNINGLFHACEGDRVTCGKDGQTYKIVGGVSHINSHGRLMAGTLDSYSDCPCKAELIASVFSARYGKDSSATNSAKQANVPVRAATSWSVPSEGTYATPSHSVPSAFNGLSGQDPGFYIVPQSITREALEATLFPNLDPAVMRKFQTLNPNTGNVKAGSMIVLSDPNNTSCTYQEAQLMQAAQKVDASLDSLTPDEADFLYRHGAEIAGFIGHTSTWLGVSAVVVEKHLSNLRDTLQAMERLHQENYRQYGHLRSPQFFADRQRLLNQLDAHLLNSTRLRGQTTLGDHPKLKTALGISSRSLVHHWDKAGGPGQIPGYAAHVEAVSRATKYMKAGGYIGIGLGGVSSLMAVQQVCSVDSDAACKKIKLTEGGKFASSTLIGAFSGSMAASASGSICLGIGVATGGIGGVICVATLVGASTWAGTTVGGMGGEYVGELIYETIQP; this is encoded by the coding sequence ATGAGCGTAGGTTATTTCATTGGCCTGGGTGATAAAACCGCCTGCGGCGGGGAGGTGCTAGACGGAGATAAAAGAGTCAACATAAATGGGCTTTTCCATGCGTGCGAAGGTGACCGAGTCACCTGTGGCAAGGACGGGCAAACTTATAAGATCGTCGGTGGCGTTTCCCACATAAACAGCCATGGTCGGCTGATGGCCGGTACGCTGGATAGTTACAGCGACTGCCCCTGTAAAGCCGAGCTGATTGCTTCGGTGTTTTCAGCTCGATATGGGAAAGATAGCAGCGCTACGAACTCCGCCAAACAAGCCAATGTGCCGGTCCGAGCAGCTACCAGCTGGTCAGTGCCCTCTGAAGGCACATATGCAACACCAAGCCATTCAGTCCCGTCTGCATTTAACGGCCTATCGGGTCAGGACCCAGGTTTTTATATCGTGCCCCAAAGCATCACCCGCGAGGCTTTGGAGGCCACCCTTTTTCCAAATCTCGATCCGGCTGTGATGCGTAAATTTCAAACGCTGAACCCCAACACAGGCAACGTCAAAGCCGGCTCGATGATCGTGCTCAGCGATCCGAACAACACCTCCTGCACCTATCAGGAAGCGCAATTGATGCAGGCTGCTCAGAAGGTCGATGCCTCCCTGGATTCCCTTACGCCGGACGAGGCCGATTTTCTGTATCGCCATGGTGCCGAAATCGCCGGTTTCATCGGCCACACCTCAACGTGGCTTGGCGTCAGTGCGGTGGTGGTGGAAAAGCACCTGAGTAATCTGCGCGACACGCTCCAGGCGATGGAGCGGCTGCATCAGGAAAATTATCGACAGTATGGACATCTTAGATCACCACAGTTTTTTGCTGATCGTCAGCGTCTTTTGAACCAGTTGGATGCCCATTTACTTAATTCAACCCGGTTACGCGGACAAACAACTCTGGGCGATCACCCCAAGTTAAAAACGGCTCTTGGTATATCCAGTCGCAGCTTGGTGCATCACTGGGATAAGGCAGGTGGGCCAGGGCAGATTCCGGGGTATGCCGCTCATGTGGAAGCGGTCAGTCGTGCAACAAAGTATATGAAGGCAGGTGGGTATATCGGCATAGGTCTTGGCGGAGTGTCTTCGCTGATGGCTGTTCAGCAGGTGTGCAGCGTTGATTCCGACGCGGCTTGTAAGAAGATCAAGCTTACTGAGGGAGGGAAATTTGCCAGCTCAACATTAATCGGGGCTTTCAGTGGATCGATGGCCGCGTCTGCCAGCGGTTCGATCTGCTTGGGGATTGGAGTAGCCACAGGAGGTATCGGAGGAGTTATCTGTGTAGCCACCTTGGTAGGGGCAAGTACGTGGGCTGGTACGACTGTCGGTGGCATGGGTGGTGAATACGTGGGCGAGCTTATTTACGAGACTATCCAGCCATGA
- a CDS encoding DUF6124 family protein, translating to MSKIVPDPPYPVFVAHEDLSFEDAIANIASLLRCAATTATETAEGLKGTRRDMACSTAHLIDMARTLADRALDCLQPGPASTP from the coding sequence ATGAGCAAAATCGTCCCCGATCCACCCTATCCCGTTTTTGTTGCCCACGAAGACCTGAGCTTCGAAGACGCCATCGCCAACATTGCCTCGCTGCTACGCTGCGCCGCCACCACGGCCACCGAAACCGCTGAAGGCCTCAAAGGCACCCGACGCGATATGGCCTGTTCCACCGCCCACTTGATCGACATGGCCCGCACCCTCGCCGACCGCGCACTGGATTGCCTGCAACCCGGACCTGCCAGCACCCCATAA
- a CDS encoding DUF6124 family protein, with protein MSKIVPDPPFPVFVAHEDLSFEDAIANISSLLRCAATTATETAEGLKGSRRDMACSTAHLIDMARTLADRALDCLQPGPASTP; from the coding sequence ATGAGCAAAATCGTCCCCGATCCACCCTTCCCCGTTTTTGTCGCCCACGAAGACCTGAGCTTCGAAGACGCCATCGCCAACATTTCCTCGCTGCTACGCTGCGCTGCCACCACGGCCACCGAAACCGCTGAAGGCCTCAAAGGCAGCCGACGCGACATGGCCTGTTCCACCGCCCACTTGATCGACATGGCGCGCACGCTGGCCGACCGCGCACTGGATTGCCTGCAACCCGGACCCGCCAGCACCCCATAA
- a CDS encoding aliphatic sulfonate ABC transporter substrate-binding protein — protein sequence MTLRRLIAAVSGLLALSVAIGADAQETVRIGYQKSSTLITLLKTQGTLEKALKAENIDVSWHEFPSGLPLLEALNVGNVDISADVADTVPIFAQAAQARLTYFAQEAPSPAAQAIVVRKDSPIQQLADLNGKKIAVTKAAGTHYLLIAALNKAGLAFADIQPAYLSRAAFENNKVDAWVTWEPFLSSVQRQLPTRTLADGAGLASYKRYYLTGTPYAQAHPKVLKVVYAQLEQAGQWVKAHPQDAAKVLGPLWGDLDVATVEAANAHRSYQVQPVTLEQLAEQQNIADAFFKAGLLPRAVDAKDVQTWKP from the coding sequence ATGACCCTTCGCCGCCTTATCGCTGCTGTATCAGGATTGCTGGCTTTGTCCGTTGCCATAGGCGCCGACGCCCAGGAAACCGTACGTATCGGTTACCAGAAATCCTCGACCCTGATCACCCTGCTGAAAACCCAGGGCACCCTGGAAAAAGCCCTCAAGGCCGAAAACATTGATGTCAGCTGGCATGAGTTCCCCAGCGGCTTGCCATTGCTTGAGGCGCTGAATGTCGGCAACGTCGACATCAGCGCCGATGTGGCCGACACCGTGCCGATCTTCGCCCAGGCGGCCCAGGCCAGGCTCACCTACTTCGCCCAGGAAGCGCCCTCGCCCGCAGCCCAGGCCATCGTGGTGCGCAAGGACTCGCCAATCCAGCAACTGGCGGACCTCAACGGCAAGAAAATTGCCGTGACCAAGGCTGCCGGCACTCACTACCTGCTGATCGCCGCATTGAATAAAGCCGGCCTGGCATTCGCGGACATCCAGCCGGCCTATCTCTCCCGCGCCGCGTTCGAAAACAACAAGGTGGATGCCTGGGTCACCTGGGAACCGTTTCTGAGCAGCGTGCAACGCCAATTGCCGACGCGCACCCTGGCGGACGGTGCCGGGCTGGCCAGTTACAAGCGTTATTACCTGACGGGCACGCCTTATGCCCAGGCCCATCCCAAGGTGTTGAAGGTGGTGTATGCGCAGTTGGAACAGGCCGGCCAATGGGTAAAAGCCCACCCGCAGGACGCGGCGAAAGTGCTCGGGCCGCTGTGGGGCGATCTGGATGTGGCGACGGTGGAAGCCGCCAATGCGCACCGCAGTTATCAGGTGCAACCGGTGACGCTGGAGCAGTTGGCCGAGCAGCAGAACATTGCCGATGCGTTCTTCAAGGCAGGCTTGTTGCCCAGGGCGGTGGACGCAAAGGATGTGCAGACCTGGAAGCCTTGA
- a CDS encoding FGGY family carbohydrate kinase: protein MNNNIPLILAIDEGTSNAKAVLVNERGQVIARGSRPLSVNHPQAGFSEQDPLFIWHSTLAAMQDCLAQVDRPITALAISNQRESVVAWDRRTGEPLSPCISWQCRRSTALCTQLHAQGHEALILEKTGLALDPMFSAGKWRWILDHLDNGHARAAAGEICLGTVDSWLLWQLSGGQVFATDYSNAARTQLFNLHTCAWDPQLLDLFAIPLAALAPIQASAGFFAHTVALGGLPAGIPIMSMIGDSHAALYGQGGFAPGLVKATLGTGSSLMTPMSGAIASTHGLSTTLAWHDGVKPTFAMEGNIVHTGAAVQWASRLVAGDSLDALTEQAAQLPDNGGVYFVPALSGLGAPHWQADARGLICGLTEATSGAHILRASLESIAYQIRDVFEAMQQDIGHPLQELWVDGGATRNRWLMQFLANLLQRPVVRSLSPEVSALGAAHLAGRALGIWASDAALEQLERQRERFEPQDDPTMAGRYTEWKKALARTLL, encoded by the coding sequence ATGAATAACAACATTCCGCTGATCCTGGCGATCGACGAAGGCACCAGCAACGCCAAGGCGGTGCTGGTCAACGAGCGGGGGCAAGTGATCGCCCGGGGTTCGCGGCCGTTGAGCGTCAACCATCCCCAGGCCGGTTTTTCCGAACAGGACCCGCTGTTTATCTGGCACAGCACCCTGGCCGCGATGCAAGACTGCCTGGCCCAGGTGGATCGTCCGATCACTGCGCTGGCGATCAGCAACCAACGCGAATCGGTGGTGGCCTGGGATCGCCGTACCGGCGAGCCGCTGTCGCCGTGCATCAGTTGGCAGTGCCGACGCTCCACCGCCTTGTGCACCCAACTGCACGCGCAAGGGCACGAAGCCCTCATCCTGGAAAAAACCGGACTGGCCCTGGACCCGATGTTCTCGGCCGGTAAATGGCGCTGGATTCTCGACCACCTGGACAACGGCCATGCCCGCGCCGCTGCCGGTGAGATTTGCCTGGGCACCGTCGACAGCTGGCTGCTGTGGCAACTGAGCGGCGGCCAGGTGTTCGCCACTGACTACTCCAATGCCGCGCGCACGCAACTGTTCAACCTGCATACCTGCGCCTGGGACCCGCAATTGCTGGATCTGTTCGCCATCCCGTTGGCCGCGTTGGCGCCCATCCAGGCCAGCGCCGGTTTCTTCGCCCACACCGTTGCGTTGGGTGGTTTGCCCGCCGGCATCCCGATCATGTCGATGATCGGCGACTCCCACGCCGCACTCTACGGACAGGGCGGTTTTGCGCCGGGGCTGGTCAAGGCCACCCTCGGCACCGGCTCCTCCCTGATGACCCCCATGAGCGGTGCGATTGCGTCCACCCACGGCCTGTCGACCACCCTGGCGTGGCATGATGGCGTCAAGCCTACGTTCGCCATGGAGGGCAACATCGTCCACACCGGGGCCGCCGTGCAATGGGCCTCGCGCCTGGTGGCCGGGGACTCCCTGGACGCCTTGACCGAGCAGGCCGCGCAACTGCCGGATAACGGCGGCGTGTACTTTGTGCCGGCGCTGTCCGGGCTGGGCGCGCCGCATTGGCAAGCCGATGCGCGTGGGTTGATCTGTGGGCTGACTGAAGCCACGTCCGGCGCGCATATTCTGCGCGCGTCGCTGGAGTCCATCGCCTATCAGATTCGCGATGTGTTCGAAGCGATGCAGCAGGACATCGGCCACCCGTTGCAGGAACTGTGGGTCGACGGCGGCGCCACACGCAACCGCTGGCTGATGCAATTTCTGGCCAACCTGCTGCAACGCCCGGTGGTACGCAGCCTGTCGCCGGAAGTGTCGGCGCTGGGCGCGGCGCATCTGGCGGGCAGGGCGTTGGGGATATGGGCGAGTGATGCGGCGCTGGAGCAGTTGGAGCGTCAGCGCGAGCGCTTTGAGCCGCAGGATGATCCGACGATGGCAGGGCGCTACACCGAATGGAAAAAGGCCCTGGCCCGCACACTTCTCTAA
- a CDS encoding transketolase family protein, with the protein MASEHLASVMVQAFIDAVDAGLDVVPVVSDSTSTAKIGPFAQRFPERLINVGIAEQSLVSVAAGLALGGKIAATCNAAPFLISRANEQIKVDVCYNQANVKMFGLNAGTSYGPLASTHHSLDDISVMRGFGNVQIFAPADALECRQIVDYALRCHGPVYIRLDGKALPDVHGADYQFTPGQVDILRQGADLSIVALGSVVHEAVDAAKVLAEQGIHAQVINLSSIRPLQRDVLLSALSGTRAVISVEEHNINGGVGSLVAEVLAEAGLGIALIRLGIGDGEYAAAGAREPTRALHNIDAAGIVAAATRLR; encoded by the coding sequence ATGGCGAGTGAACATTTGGCGAGTGTCATGGTGCAGGCCTTTATTGACGCGGTTGACGCCGGGCTGGACGTGGTGCCGGTGGTCAGCGACTCCACCTCCACGGCCAAGATCGGTCCGTTTGCCCAGCGTTTTCCCGAGCGCTTGATCAACGTCGGCATTGCCGAGCAGTCGCTGGTCAGCGTCGCGGCCGGGCTGGCCCTGGGCGGAAAGATCGCCGCCACCTGCAACGCCGCGCCGTTTCTGATCTCGCGCGCCAATGAGCAGATCAAGGTCGACGTCTGCTATAACCAGGCCAACGTCAAGATGTTCGGCCTCAACGCCGGCACCAGCTACGGCCCGCTGGCCAGCACTCACCACAGCCTCGACGACATTTCAGTGATGCGCGGGTTTGGCAATGTGCAGATCTTCGCCCCGGCGGATGCCCTGGAGTGCCGACAGATCGTCGATTACGCGCTGCGCTGCCACGGGCCGGTGTATATCCGTCTCGACGGCAAAGCCTTGCCGGACGTGCACGGCGCTGACTATCAATTCACCCCCGGCCAGGTAGATATCCTGCGTCAGGGCGCCGACCTGAGCATTGTGGCCCTGGGCTCGGTGGTGCATGAAGCGGTGGACGCGGCCAAGGTGTTGGCCGAGCAGGGCATCCACGCTCAGGTGATCAACCTGTCGTCGATCCGGCCCTTGCAGCGCGACGTGTTGCTCAGTGCCCTAAGCGGCACCCGCGCGGTCATCAGCGTGGAAGAACACAACATCAACGGCGGCGTCGGCAGCCTGGTGGCTGAAGTGCTGGCCGAGGCCGGGCTGGGTATTGCCTTGATCCGCCTGGGCATCGGCGATGGCGAATACGCCGCCGCCGGTGCGCGTGAACCGACACGAGCCTTGCATAACATCGATGCGGCTGGGATTGTGGCGGCTGCCACTCGGTTGCGGTGA
- a CDS encoding transketolase has protein sequence MNAFQYDAHQIKEQARLIRRHVIRLNADSPAGGHTGADLSETDILATLYFRILNTGPERTEDPERDIYIQSKGHGVGGLYCCLAQAGYIPEAWLPTYQHFNSHLPGHPVRQKTPGIELNTGALGHGLPVAVGLALAAKMSGSKKRIYVLTGDGELAEGSNWEAAMAAAKYGLDNLFVIVDKNKLQLAGLTAEIMPLDPLDVKWAAFGFSVSECDGNDVSQLIEALEHMQTRTGAPQVLIAHTIKGKGVSFIEARPEWHHRVPKGDEINAALEELNHGE, from the coding sequence ATGAATGCCTTCCAGTACGACGCCCACCAGATCAAGGAACAGGCCCGCCTGATCCGCCGCCATGTGATCCGCCTGAACGCCGATTCACCGGCCGGTGGCCACACCGGGGCCGACCTGTCCGAAACCGATATCCTCGCCACCCTGTATTTCCGCATCCTCAACACCGGCCCGGAACGCACCGAAGATCCCGAGCGCGATATCTATATCCAGAGCAAGGGCCACGGCGTCGGCGGCTTGTATTGCTGCCTGGCACAGGCAGGCTACATCCCCGAGGCGTGGTTGCCGACCTATCAACACTTCAACTCCCACTTGCCCGGCCACCCCGTGCGCCAGAAAACCCCCGGCATCGAACTCAACACCGGTGCCCTCGGCCACGGTTTGCCGGTGGCGGTGGGGCTGGCCTTGGCGGCGAAAATGTCCGGCAGCAAAAAGCGCATCTACGTGCTGACCGGCGACGGCGAACTGGCCGAAGGTTCCAACTGGGAAGCGGCGATGGCGGCCGCCAAGTACGGGCTGGATAACCTGTTTGTGATCGTCGACAAGAACAAACTGCAACTGGCGGGATTGACCGCCGAGATCATGCCGCTCGACCCGCTTGACGTGAAATGGGCCGCCTTCGGCTTCAGCGTCAGCGAGTGCGACGGCAACGATGTGAGCCAGTTGATCGAAGCCCTGGAACATATGCAGACCCGCACCGGCGCGCCCCAGGTGCTGATCGCCCACACCATCAAAGGCAAGGGCGTGTCGTTTATCGAAGCCCGCCCCGAATGGCACCACCGCGTGCCCAAGGGTGATGAAATCAACGCAGCACTGGAGGAGTTGAACCATGGCGAGTGA
- a CDS encoding ABC transporter permease — MDAKAIVQHPDELKPPPRPRLVKLLPSNIGGPLIGLVLLVLVFSFSSEFFFSLRNGLNILDQVTVLGILAIGMTAVIVIGGIDLSVGSVLAFSMMMLGWLYQDQAVPLGLAIPISIATGMLAGLVSGGLITYAKLPPFIATLTMMSVARGLANILTEGRQVVGFPEWFTSLATVRHFGFLSATVGLFLVMLLVAWVFLRFRAGGRNLYAMGGSPEVARLSGIKVRAITLWVYAISGALAGIAAVTLAARLDSSQPSAGLSLELDAIAAVVIGGASLSGGVGSIGGTLVGVLIIGVLRNGLNLLGVSPFIQQVVIGVVIALAVTIDTLRRRSSTAR; from the coding sequence GTGGACGCCAAAGCCATTGTCCAGCACCCGGACGAACTCAAGCCGCCACCCCGCCCCCGGCTGGTGAAACTGCTGCCCAGCAATATCGGCGGCCCATTGATAGGGCTTGTACTGCTGGTGCTGGTCTTCTCCTTCAGCTCCGAATTCTTCTTCTCCCTGCGCAATGGCCTGAACATTCTTGATCAGGTCACGGTGCTGGGCATCCTGGCGATTGGCATGACGGCGGTGATCGTAATTGGCGGTATCGACCTGTCAGTGGGGTCGGTGCTGGCGTTCTCGATGATGATGCTCGGCTGGCTCTATCAGGATCAGGCCGTGCCGCTGGGCCTGGCGATTCCGATCTCGATCGCCACCGGCATGCTGGCCGGGCTGGTGTCCGGCGGGCTGATCACCTACGCCAAGCTGCCACCCTTCATTGCAACGCTGACCATGATGTCGGTGGCGCGCGGTCTGGCGAATATCCTTACCGAAGGCCGGCAGGTCGTCGGTTTTCCAGAGTGGTTCACCAGTCTGGCCACGGTGCGGCATTTCGGCTTTTTGTCGGCCACTGTCGGGCTGTTCCTGGTGATGCTGCTGGTGGCCTGGGTGTTCCTGCGCTTTCGCGCCGGTGGCCGCAACCTCTACGCCATGGGCGGCAGCCCGGAAGTGGCGCGCCTGTCGGGCATCAAGGTGCGCGCAATTACCTTGTGGGTGTACGCCATCAGCGGCGCCCTCGCGGGGATAGCCGCCGTGACCCTGGCCGCGCGCCTGGACTCGTCGCAACCCAGTGCGGGTTTGAGCCTGGAACTGGACGCCATCGCCGCCGTGGTGATTGGCGGCGCCAGCCTCAGCGGCGGTGTGGGCAGCATCGGCGGCACCCTGGTGGGCGTGCTGATCATTGGCGTGTTGCGCAATGGCCTCAACCTGCTGGGGGTCTCGCCCTTTATCCAACAAGTGGTGATCGGCGTGGTCATCGCCCTCGCCGTCACCATCGATACCTTGCGACGCCGCTCCAGCACTGCCCGTTAA
- a CDS encoding sugar ABC transporter substrate-binding protein — protein MFSPKKLLIATALAAATLTATGTTWAKDLTIGLAVANLQADFFNQIKQSVEAEGKAKGIKVITVDAQGNSSTQVSQIEDLITRQIDVLIYIPAGATAAGVPVKAAKAAGIPVIAVDRNAPDAPGDTFIASDSVAGAKTLAEYVGKITDGKGRIAILQGQIGTTPENDRAKGFEEGLKAFPDLKVVAQQPAEWAQDKGFAVAQDLLQRDPNITVFFGRADAMALGAAQAVKVGNLDHKVVIVGFDGDVAGLKAVDSGVLNATMTQQTQKMGRLAVASAIDLKAGKDVPKEQLLPTVLTTKDNVAPFLQQHP, from the coding sequence ATGTTCAGCCCCAAGAAACTGCTTATCGCCACCGCGCTGGCGGCCGCGACCCTCACCGCCACCGGCACCACCTGGGCCAAGGATTTGACCATTGGCCTGGCCGTGGCCAACCTGCAGGCCGACTTCTTCAACCAGATCAAGCAATCGGTGGAAGCCGAGGGCAAGGCCAAGGGGATCAAGGTGATCACCGTGGACGCCCAGGGCAACTCCTCCACTCAGGTCAGCCAGATTGAAGACCTGATCACCCGCCAGATCGACGTGCTGATCTACATTCCGGCCGGCGCCACCGCCGCCGGTGTACCGGTGAAAGCCGCCAAGGCCGCCGGTATTCCGGTAATCGCCGTGGACCGCAACGCCCCCGACGCACCGGGCGATACCTTCATCGCCAGCGACAGCGTGGCCGGCGCCAAGACCCTGGCCGAATACGTCGGCAAGATCACCGACGGCAAAGGCCGCATCGCGATCCTGCAAGGCCAGATCGGTACCACGCCGGAAAACGATCGTGCCAAGGGTTTCGAAGAGGGCTTGAAAGCCTTCCCGGACCTCAAGGTGGTGGCCCAGCAACCTGCCGAATGGGCGCAGGACAAAGGTTTTGCCGTGGCCCAGGACCTGCTCCAGCGTGACCCGAACATTACCGTGTTCTTCGGCCGCGCCGATGCCATGGCGTTGGGCGCCGCTCAAGCGGTCAAGGTCGGCAACCTCGATCACAAGGTGGTGATCGTCGGCTTCGACGGCGACGTCGCCGGGCTCAAGGCCGTGGACAGCGGCGTGCTCAATGCAACCATGACCCAGCAGACCCAGAAAATGGGGCGCCTGGCCGTGGCCTCTGCCATCGACCTCAAAGCCGGCAAAGACGTGCCCAAGGAACAACTGCTGCCCACCGTGCTGACCACCAAAGACAACGTCGCGCCGTTCCTGCAACAGCACCCGTAA
- a CDS encoding sugar ABC transporter ATP-binding protein — protein sequence MHAAALDTAADAVLCLRNISKAYGPVQVLSQINVDIRPGEVLALLGENGAGKSTLSSIIAGLVQPQDGGSMTWLGEPYAPGSPGAALSAGIGLIHQEIRLLPQLSIAENIFVGRLPMRHGRVDREYMEAQAQIQLERLGLKVPASRKVEGLSVAAQQLVEIAKALTLKARLLILDEPTAALGGEETELLFQQVERLKAEGVSFIYISHRLEEIARIADRVLVLRDGRQIALHATAQVPVRELVEQMVGRSLERIFPALQAPQEKVMLQVKDLSCREFALHGIDFSVRAGEVFGIAGVVGAGRTELVRTLAGAAQDIRGHMVLDGEVRQLRSPFEAIQAGVVLVPEDRKQQGVVVEHRIEDNLIYGNTDLLDKRGWVFPAPLREFARTAAARLGVKGAPQSRISSLSGGNQQKVIIAKWLARNPKVFILDEPTRGIDVGARAAIYEVITDLAAKGMAVIVVSSDLDEVLGLSHRVMVMSRGRQMGILERAEATPVSVMEMATA from the coding sequence ATGCACGCAGCAGCTCTGGACACAGCCGCCGATGCGGTGCTGTGCCTGCGCAATATCAGCAAGGCCTACGGGCCGGTGCAGGTGCTGTCGCAGATCAACGTCGACATTCGTCCCGGCGAAGTGTTGGCCCTGCTCGGTGAAAACGGCGCGGGCAAGTCGACTCTGTCGTCGATCATCGCAGGCTTGGTGCAACCGCAAGACGGGGGCAGCATGACCTGGCTCGGCGAGCCTTACGCTCCGGGTTCGCCGGGGGCCGCATTGAGCGCCGGTATCGGCCTGATCCACCAGGAAATCCGCCTGCTGCCGCAACTGTCGATTGCCGAGAATATCTTCGTCGGTCGCCTGCCCATGCGTCACGGGCGGGTGGACCGCGAGTACATGGAGGCCCAGGCGCAGATCCAGTTGGAGCGCCTGGGGCTCAAGGTACCGGCGTCGCGCAAGGTCGAAGGCCTCAGCGTGGCGGCCCAGCAACTGGTGGAAATCGCCAAGGCGCTGACTCTCAAGGCGCGCTTGTTGATCCTGGATGAACCCACCGCTGCCTTGGGTGGCGAGGAAACCGAGTTGTTGTTCCAGCAGGTGGAGCGGCTCAAGGCCGAGGGCGTGTCGTTTATCTATATCAGCCATCGCCTGGAAGAAATCGCGCGCATTGCCGACCGTGTGCTGGTGCTGCGCGACGGTCGCCAGATCGCCCTGCATGCCACTGCGCAAGTGCCGGTACGTGAGCTGGTGGAACAGATGGTCGGGCGCAGCCTGGAGCGGATTTTCCCCGCGCTGCAGGCGCCGCAGGAAAAGGTGATGCTTCAGGTCAAGGATTTGAGTTGTCGCGAATTCGCCTTGCACGGCATCGACTTCAGCGTGCGCGCCGGTGAAGTGTTCGGCATTGCCGGCGTGGTCGGCGCCGGGCGGACCGAACTGGTGCGCACCCTTGCCGGCGCCGCCCAGGATATCCGCGGGCACATGGTGCTCGATGGCGAGGTGCGTCAACTGCGCTCGCCATTCGAGGCGATCCAGGCCGGTGTGGTGCTGGTGCCCGAAGACCGCAAGCAACAAGGCGTGGTGGTGGAACATCGCATCGAAGACAACCTGATCTATGGCAACACCGACCTGCTGGACAAACGCGGCTGGGTGTTCCCTGCCCCGCTGCGTGAATTCGCGCGCACGGCGGCGGCGCGCCTGGGTGTCAAAGGCGCGCCGCAATCGCGGATCTCCAGCTTGTCCGGCGGTAATCAGCAGAAAGTGATCATCGCCAAATGGCTGGCGCGCAATCCCAAGGTGTTCATTCTCGATGAGCCGACACGCGGCATCGACGTGGGCGCGCGGGCGGCGATTTATGAGGTGATCACTGATCTCGCGGCCAAGGGCATGGCGGTGATTGTGGTGAGTTCGGATTTGGATGAAGTATTGGGCTTGTCCCACCGGGTGATGGTGATGAGCCGGGGGCGGCAGATGGGGATCCTGGAGCGCGCCGAAGCCACGCCAGTGTCAGTGATGGAAATGGCCACTGCATAA
- a CDS encoding SDR family oxidoreductase, translating into MTEFSMQLFSLQDQVAFVTGAGSGIGQAIAVGLAEAGADVACFDLPGSPGIASTVERIQALGRRALALSGTVTERAALDAAVARTESELGELSVAVNCAGIANAQAAEDLELQRWQTTLDINLTGIFLSCQAQAAVMLPRGKGAIVNIASMSGSIVNRGLLQAHYNTSKAGVIHLSKSLAMEWADKGLRVNCISPGYTATPMNSRPEVADQVKIFEQTTPMGRMASVDEMVGPAIFLVSQASSFCTGVDLLVDGGFVCW; encoded by the coding sequence ATAACGGAGTTTTCCATGCAACTTTTCAGTCTTCAGGACCAAGTCGCCTTTGTCACCGGTGCCGGCAGCGGCATTGGCCAAGCCATCGCCGTCGGGCTTGCCGAGGCCGGCGCCGATGTCGCCTGTTTTGACCTGCCCGGCAGTCCCGGCATCGCCAGTACCGTCGAACGCATCCAGGCCCTGGGTCGCCGCGCCCTCGCCTTGAGCGGAACCGTCACCGAACGCGCTGCCCTGGACGCGGCCGTAGCGCGCACCGAAAGCGAACTGGGCGAGCTCAGCGTGGCGGTCAACTGCGCCGGCATCGCCAACGCCCAGGCCGCCGAGGACCTGGAGCTGCAACGCTGGCAAACCACCCTGGACATCAACCTCACCGGTATCTTCCTCAGTTGCCAGGCCCAGGCTGCCGTCATGCTGCCGCGTGGCAAAGGCGCCATCGTCAACATCGCCTCCATGTCCGGCAGTATCGTCAACCGCGGCCTGTTGCAGGCGCACTACAACACCTCCAAGGCCGGAGTAATCCACCTGAGCAAAAGCCTGGCGATGGAATGGGCCGACAAGGGCCTGCGCGTGAATTGCATCAGCCCCGGCTACACCGCCACGCCGATGAACTCGCGGCCGGAAGTCGCCGATCAGGTGAAGATCTTTGAACAGACCACGCCCATGGGCCGCATGGCCAGCGTGGACGAAATGGTCGGCCCGGCGATCTTCCTGGTCAGCCAGGCGTCGTCTTTCTGCACCGGTGTCGACCTGTTGGTCGATGGCGGCTTTGTGTGCTGGTAG